A single Rhopalosiphum padi isolate XX-2018 chromosome 4, ASM2088224v1, whole genome shotgun sequence DNA region contains:
- the LOC132930722 gene encoding cuticle protein 7-like isoform X1: protein MSSHTQLRSLVVVVVIATVLLQMTSGSPVSAYGYGATPDYYRHGGYYRRAAADDEHADAPPKYNFAYDVSDAYTGDYKTQTEVRDGDYVKGQYTVVEPDGTKRVVDYTADEQNGFNAVVSKEGHPAPSVPAHRPQDAGPVYRPVQAVPAAPAYRPVAAPAYRPVAAPAYRPAAALAYRPAYKPAYKPSITSAAYRPAPAAVYQHADDADVEPTTYPAAPLYKSAYKQPPSYYPRRPY from the exons ATGTCATCACACACG CAGCTGCGGTCACTGGTCGTAGTAGTGGTCATCGCCACCGTTCTGCTGCAGATGACGTCGGGCAGCCCCGTGTCGGCGTACGGTTACGGAGCGACACCGGACTACTACCGTCACGGCGGCTACTACAGGCGCGCGGCCGCCGATGACGAACACGCCGACGCCCCGCCCAAATACAACTTTGCTTACGACGTGTCCGACGCGTACACGGGCGACTACAAGACGCAGACCGAAGTGAGGGACGGCGACTATGTCAAGGGACAGTACACGGTCGTCGAACCGGACGGCACCAAGCGCGTGGTGGACTATACGGCTGACGAGCAGAACGGCTTCAACGCGGTCGTGTCCAAAGAGGGCCACCCGGCCCCTTCTGTCCCGGCTCACCGACCGCAGGACGCCGGTCCGGTTTACCGACCGGTACAGGCTGTCCCAGCCGCTCCTGCTTACCGACCGGTCGCCGCTCCTGCTTACCGACCGGTCGCCGCCCCTGCTTACCGACCAGCCGCCGCTCTTGCTTACCGACCGGCCTACAAACCGGCCTACAAGCCGTCCATCACGTCCGCCGCTTACCGTCCGGCCCCGGCCGCGGTCTACCAGCACGCCGACGACGCCGACGTCGAGCCTACCACTTACCCGGCCGCACCGCTATACAAATCCGCCTACAAGCAACCGCCTTCCTATTACCCGCGCAGACCGTACTGA
- the LOC132930722 gene encoding cuticle protein 7-like isoform X2 translates to MSSHTLRSLVVVVVIATVLLQMTSGSPVSAYGYGATPDYYRHGGYYRRAAADDEHADAPPKYNFAYDVSDAYTGDYKTQTEVRDGDYVKGQYTVVEPDGTKRVVDYTADEQNGFNAVVSKEGHPAPSVPAHRPQDAGPVYRPVQAVPAAPAYRPVAAPAYRPVAAPAYRPAAALAYRPAYKPAYKPSITSAAYRPAPAAVYQHADDADVEPTTYPAAPLYKSAYKQPPSYYPRRPY, encoded by the exons ATGTCATCACACACG CTGCGGTCACTGGTCGTAGTAGTGGTCATCGCCACCGTTCTGCTGCAGATGACGTCGGGCAGCCCCGTGTCGGCGTACGGTTACGGAGCGACACCGGACTACTACCGTCACGGCGGCTACTACAGGCGCGCGGCCGCCGATGACGAACACGCCGACGCCCCGCCCAAATACAACTTTGCTTACGACGTGTCCGACGCGTACACGGGCGACTACAAGACGCAGACCGAAGTGAGGGACGGCGACTATGTCAAGGGACAGTACACGGTCGTCGAACCGGACGGCACCAAGCGCGTGGTGGACTATACGGCTGACGAGCAGAACGGCTTCAACGCGGTCGTGTCCAAAGAGGGCCACCCGGCCCCTTCTGTCCCGGCTCACCGACCGCAGGACGCCGGTCCGGTTTACCGACCGGTACAGGCTGTCCCAGCCGCTCCTGCTTACCGACCGGTCGCCGCTCCTGCTTACCGACCGGTCGCCGCCCCTGCTTACCGACCAGCCGCCGCTCTTGCTTACCGACCGGCCTACAAACCGGCCTACAAGCCGTCCATCACGTCCGCCGCTTACCGTCCGGCCCCGGCCGCGGTCTACCAGCACGCCGACGACGCCGACGTCGAGCCTACCACTTACCCGGCCGCACCGCTATACAAATCCGCCTACAAGCAACCGCCTTCCTATTACCCGCGCAGACCGTACTGA